The Gammaproteobacteria bacterium genome includes a window with the following:
- a CDS encoding outer membrane protein transport protein produces MKSTRLKLLAACVSAAVLSPAAQAGPHGFDAHNTLAPASGALAGTSIAKPQDTVSAVFGNPATLTQFKGTQFTFGGTFFKPTVKLTHDGSVTGTAFNGTSGTDIFPVPEIAVTQDLSGLGMPATLGLGITALSGLGSEFRGTAGSLGAGGESVTLGINAGLGYAVTDNLSVGGAATISFSELDIGLSSSSAMTHDLGIRGTLGATYAVGDTTIGGFYQTALKHDYDNMVETAPGIYANVAIEQPANIGIGIANSSLLGGDLLLMADIIHKYWRDADFWGDLYDDQTVYSVGAQLTRGKVKYRIGYGYAKEPTRADAHAPLGPLTQINSAYGVIPLSDPVVQYLQATQAAVLYEHRLTAGVGIDDVLMPGLTLDLAGGYEFKEDRDYGTGSLPGGGHTHAETKAWQVGFALTWKFL; encoded by the coding sequence ATGAAATCCACCCGACTGAAGCTGTTGGCGGCCTGCGTCAGTGCCGCCGTCTTGTCACCCGCAGCACAGGCCGGACCACATGGGTTCGATGCACACAATACCCTTGCGCCCGCCTCCGGCGCCCTTGCCGGGACAAGCATTGCCAAGCCCCAGGACACGGTATCCGCCGTATTTGGAAACCCGGCTACCTTGACCCAGTTCAAGGGAACGCAGTTCACCTTCGGCGGGACCTTCTTCAAACCGACGGTAAAGCTGACCCACGACGGCAGCGTCACCGGCACCGCGTTCAACGGGACATCCGGCACCGATATCTTCCCGGTACCGGAGATTGCGGTAACCCAGGATCTGAGCGGCCTCGGTATGCCTGCCACCCTGGGCCTGGGCATAACGGCGCTCTCCGGACTGGGCTCCGAGTTTCGCGGTACGGCCGGGAGCCTCGGTGCCGGCGGCGAGTCTGTAACCCTGGGTATCAATGCCGGCCTCGGCTATGCGGTGACGGACAATCTGTCCGTCGGCGGCGCCGCGACGATAAGCTTTTCCGAACTCGACATCGGGCTTTCATCCTCCAGCGCCATGACCCACGATCTCGGTATTCGTGGGACCCTGGGCGCAACCTATGCGGTCGGCGACACCACCATCGGTGGCTTCTATCAGACGGCACTGAAGCATGATTACGACAATATGGTCGAGACGGCCCCGGGGATCTATGCAAACGTGGCCATCGAACAGCCGGCCAATATCGGCATCGGGATCGCCAATAGCAGCCTGCTGGGCGGTGACCTGCTGCTCATGGCGGACATAATCCACAAGTACTGGCGTGATGCGGATTTCTGGGGTGATCTCTATGACGACCAGACCGTGTACTCTGTCGGTGCCCAGCTGACCCGAGGCAAGGTGAAATACCGTATCGGCTATGGCTATGCGAAAGAACCCACACGCGCGGATGCCCATGCCCCCCTCGGCCCCCTGACCCAGATCAACAGCGCGTACGGCGTGATACCCCTGTCCGATCCGGTCGTACAATACCTGCAGGCCACACAGGCGGCGGTACTCTACGAACACCGGCTGACCGCCGGCGTGGGTATCGACGACGTCCTGATGCCTGGGCTCACGCTGGACCTCGCCGGCGGTTACGAATTCAAGGAAGACCGCGATTACGGTACGGGTTCACTGCCGGGTGGCGGCCATACCCATGCGGAGACCAAGGCCTGGCAGGTTGGATTTGCGCTTACCTGGAAGTTCCTGTAA
- a CDS encoding OsmC family protein produces the protein MPQSQLKATLSATMESFTANPDGAKLVFSAKTKLENGVSCSAKVRNFMPIATDEPPELGGKDSAMNPVELVLCALGTCQEVMYSAYAAVMGIELESVEVDVRGYLDARGLFGMADVFPGYDKIRYETRITSSADPQSIKNLIDAVESHCPVMDTIVRPVAVTGKSFLNGNPVHTTAATGESGNKATAPSTAS, from the coding sequence ATGCCCCAATCCCAACTCAAGGCAACGCTCAGCGCGACCATGGAATCATTCACCGCAAATCCTGACGGTGCAAAACTCGTATTCAGCGCCAAGACCAAGCTGGAGAATGGTGTTAGTTGCAGTGCGAAGGTGCGCAACTTCATGCCGATCGCAACCGATGAGCCACCGGAACTCGGCGGAAAAGACAGCGCCATGAATCCTGTGGAACTCGTCCTCTGTGCGCTGGGGACCTGCCAGGAAGTCATGTATTCAGCGTACGCCGCCGTGATGGGCATCGAACTCGAAAGCGTTGAAGTGGACGTTCGTGGCTATCTCGATGCGCGCGGTCTGTTTGGTATGGCGGACGTCTTTCCTGGATACGACAAGATCCGCTATGAGACGCGCATCACCAGTTCCGCCGATCCGCAATCCATCAAGAATCTGATCGATGCAGTCGAGTCTCATTGCCCCGTCATGGACACCATCGTCCGCCCCGTGGCAGTCACTGGAAAGTCCTTCTTGAATGGCAATCCGGTGCACACGACAGCGGCTACTGGTGAGTCTGGCAACAAGGCCACTGCGCCGTCCACCGCCAGCTAG